One Actinoplanes missouriensis 431 DNA segment encodes these proteins:
- the pyk gene encoding pyruvate kinase — translation MAVTRRVKIVCTMGPATKSPERMLGLVEAGMDVARMNFSHDTRENHKEMYELVRSAAEQTGRAVAILADLQGPKIRLGKFADGPHRWETGDRVVITSDDILGTKDRVSCTYTKLPQEVKAGDRLLIDDGKVAVEVTGVEDGKDIQCLVTEGGPVSNNKGVSLPNVAVSVPAMSDKDEQDLRFALKLGVDLVALSFVRSPEDIKLVHAVMDEEGRRVPVIAKVEKPEAVEHLEAIVLAFDGVMVARGDLGVELPLDQVPLVQKRAVQLCRENAKPVIVATQMLDSMIENSRPTRAEASDVANAVLDGTDAVMLSGETSVGKYPVLTVSTMAKIVTTTEAGGMGVPRLQHDPRTHGGALTVAASQIARNIGAKALVAFSQTGDTVRRLARLHCDLPLYAFTPVSEVRNTMAVSWGVETFLTDFVEHTDDMFRQVDAKMLGLGLAKPGDYVVVVAGSPPNAPGSTNTLRVHQLGSLVDPATV, via the coding sequence ATGGCCGTGACACGCCGCGTAAAGATCGTCTGCACGATGGGACCCGCCACCAAGTCGCCGGAGCGCATGCTCGGCCTTGTCGAGGCGGGCATGGACGTGGCCCGGATGAACTTCAGCCACGACACCCGTGAGAACCACAAGGAGATGTACGAGCTGGTCCGCTCCGCCGCGGAGCAGACCGGCCGTGCCGTCGCGATCCTCGCTGACCTCCAGGGCCCGAAGATCCGGCTGGGGAAGTTCGCCGATGGCCCGCACCGCTGGGAGACCGGCGACCGCGTCGTCATCACCAGCGACGACATCCTGGGCACGAAGGACCGCGTCTCCTGCACCTATACGAAGCTGCCGCAGGAGGTCAAGGCCGGTGACCGGCTCCTGATCGACGACGGCAAGGTCGCGGTCGAGGTGACCGGGGTCGAGGACGGCAAGGACATCCAGTGCCTGGTCACCGAGGGTGGCCCGGTCAGCAACAACAAGGGTGTCTCGCTGCCGAACGTCGCGGTCAGCGTCCCCGCGATGAGCGACAAGGACGAGCAGGACCTGCGGTTCGCGCTGAAGCTCGGCGTCGACCTGGTCGCGCTCTCGTTCGTCCGTTCGCCGGAGGACATCAAGCTGGTCCACGCGGTGATGGATGAGGAGGGCCGCCGGGTCCCGGTCATCGCCAAGGTGGAGAAGCCGGAGGCCGTCGAGCACCTCGAGGCCATCGTGCTCGCCTTCGACGGCGTCATGGTCGCCCGCGGTGACCTCGGCGTCGAGCTCCCGCTGGACCAGGTCCCGCTGGTGCAGAAGCGTGCCGTGCAGCTCTGCCGGGAGAACGCGAAGCCGGTCATCGTCGCGACCCAGATGCTCGACTCCATGATCGAGAACTCGCGCCCGACCCGCGCCGAGGCCTCCGACGTGGCGAACGCGGTGCTCGACGGCACCGACGCCGTGATGCTCTCCGGCGAGACCAGCGTCGGCAAGTACCCGGTGCTCACCGTCAGCACCATGGCGAAGATCGTCACCACCACCGAGGCCGGTGGCATGGGCGTCCCGCGTCTGCAGCACGACCCGCGGACCCACGGTGGCGCGCTGACCGTCGCCGCCTCGCAGATCGCCCGCAACATCGGCGCGAAGGCGCTTGTCGCGTTCTCGCAGACCGGCGACACCGTGCGCCGGCTCGCCCGCCTCCACTGCGACCTGCCGCTCTACGCGTTCACCCCGGTCTCCGAGGTGCGCAACACGATGGCCGTCAGCTGGGGTGTCGAGACCTTCCTGACCGACTTCGTCGAGCACACCGACGACATGTTCCGTCAGGTCGACGCCAAGATGCTGGGCCTCGGCCTGGCCAAGCCCGGCGACTACGTGGTCGTCGTGGCCGGCTCCCCGCCGAACGCGCCCGGCTCCACCAACACCCTGCGCGTGCACCAGCTCGGCTCGCTCGTCGACCCGGCCACGGTGTGA
- a CDS encoding branched-chain amino acid ABC transporter permease, with product MSWDIILGVSLESLINATMIAYALAAIGLNVHFGYTGLLNFGQSAFLGVAAYGMAMMVATFGLPFWVGVAVGLAGAVVLALLLGIPTLRLRADYLAIVTIAAAEIVRLLFRSVSLSEWTGGSDGLQAFSDDFYAVNPYSSSLDIGTIISFDARELWVMTVGWVLVAISLLIVFLAMRSPWGRVIKAIREDEDAVRSLGKNVVSYKMQSLILGGVLGSLGGFIIALKNAAIQPDTYGTEFTFYMYTIVILGGAARVFGPVVGSMIFWFLLTFVNAVLPPAIAEGYIPSWLMTSTQAGAVGYILVGLGLILLLIFRPQGIFGDKKEVMLDGR from the coding sequence ATGAGCTGGGACATCATTCTCGGCGTCTCCCTGGAGTCGCTGATCAACGCCACGATGATCGCCTACGCCTTGGCAGCGATCGGGCTGAATGTGCACTTCGGTTACACCGGCCTGCTGAACTTCGGCCAGTCCGCGTTCCTCGGCGTCGCCGCCTACGGCATGGCGATGATGGTGGCGACGTTCGGTCTGCCGTTCTGGGTCGGCGTCGCGGTCGGCCTGGCCGGTGCGGTGGTGCTGGCGCTGCTGCTCGGTATTCCGACGCTGCGGTTGCGGGCCGACTACCTGGCGATCGTGACGATCGCCGCGGCGGAGATCGTCCGCCTGCTCTTCCGCTCGGTGTCCCTCAGCGAGTGGACGGGTGGCTCCGACGGTCTGCAGGCGTTCTCGGACGACTTCTACGCCGTCAACCCGTACAGCTCCTCGCTGGACATCGGCACCATCATCAGCTTCGACGCTCGTGAGCTCTGGGTGATGACGGTCGGCTGGGTGCTGGTCGCGATCTCGTTGCTGATCGTCTTCCTGGCGATGCGCAGCCCCTGGGGCCGGGTCATCAAGGCGATCCGCGAGGACGAGGACGCGGTCCGCAGCCTCGGCAAGAACGTCGTGTCGTACAAGATGCAGTCGCTGATCCTCGGTGGCGTCCTCGGTTCGCTGGGCGGTTTCATCATCGCCCTGAAGAACGCGGCGATCCAGCCGGACACCTACGGCACCGAGTTCACGTTCTACATGTACACGATCGTGATCCTCGGCGGCGCGGCCCGCGTCTTCGGCCCGGTCGTCGGCTCGATGATCTTCTGGTTCCTGCTGACCTTCGTCAACGCCGTGCTGCCGCCGGCGATCGCGGAGGGTTACATCCCGTCCTGGCTGATGACCAGCACGCAGGCCGGTGCCGTCGGGTACATCCTGGTGGGCCTCGGCCTCATACTCTTGCTGATTTTCCGCCCGCAGGGCATCTTCGGCGACAAGAAGGAGGTCATGCTCGATGGCCGATGA
- a CDS encoding acyl-CoA thioesterase, with the protein MTLPIQGQAAVDQLLDLLDLEQVDPATFRGESPQTGAQRVFGGQVAGQALVAAGRTVSPDRQVHSLHGYFVRAGDPSVPITFHVETIRDGRSFSVRRSTAKQHDKTIFFMSASFQMPEEGLDHHTPPPTGVPAPEDVPTMRDWVERYPERMGMFKSSPQAVDVRYLGVPGWVPPGDREVQPEQRVWMRINGKLPDDPLIHACALTYASDLSLLDAVLSTHGEVWGPGGVIGASLDHALWLHRPFRADEWFLYDSASPSASGARGLASGRMFTRDGRHIASAVQEGLLRRVGA; encoded by the coding sequence GTGACCTTGCCGATTCAGGGACAGGCCGCGGTCGACCAGCTTCTGGATCTGCTCGATCTGGAGCAGGTCGACCCGGCCACCTTCCGGGGCGAGAGCCCGCAGACCGGCGCCCAGCGCGTGTTCGGCGGACAGGTCGCCGGGCAGGCGCTGGTGGCGGCCGGCCGGACGGTGTCCCCGGACCGGCAGGTGCACTCCCTGCACGGCTACTTCGTCCGGGCCGGCGACCCGAGCGTCCCGATCACGTTCCACGTGGAGACCATCCGGGACGGGCGGTCGTTCTCGGTGCGCCGCTCGACCGCGAAGCAGCACGACAAGACGATCTTCTTCATGTCGGCGTCGTTCCAGATGCCGGAGGAAGGGCTCGACCACCACACCCCGCCGCCGACCGGCGTGCCGGCACCGGAGGACGTGCCCACCATGCGCGACTGGGTGGAGCGTTACCCGGAGCGGATGGGCATGTTCAAGTCCTCCCCGCAGGCCGTCGACGTCCGGTACCTCGGCGTGCCGGGCTGGGTGCCGCCGGGTGACCGCGAGGTCCAGCCCGAGCAGCGGGTGTGGATGCGGATCAACGGCAAGCTGCCGGACGACCCGCTGATCCACGCGTGCGCGCTGACGTACGCGTCGGACCTGTCCCTGCTCGACGCGGTGCTCTCCACGCACGGCGAGGTGTGGGGCCCGGGCGGAGTGATCGGCGCGAGCCTGGACCACGCGCTCTGGCTGCACCGGCCGTTCCGGGCCGACGAGTGGTTCCTCTACGACAGCGCGAGCCCGTCCGCCAGCGGGGCTCGCGGTCTGGCCAGTGGCCGGATGTTCACCCGGGACGGCCGGCACATCGCCAGCGCCGTCCAGGAGGGCCTGCTCCGCCGCGTCGGGGCTTGA
- a CDS encoding branched-chain amino acid ABC transporter permease produces the protein MRRAVIIFTAVLGFLFTSLGLGATSALAEGETLQGTLVNAGQPVAGVVIKVADEGGSSVGEATSKADGKWSVPVPGAGTYKVDLDTATLPQGVTVTTGRSSLTLSVFEGAARNVLFPLGSAAAPGAEEQEEAPGSSNLSRVLDLVYTGIHFGLIIALAALGLSLIFGTMGLTNFAHGELVTFGALMAFLFNVSANLPLWLSVVAAVVLGGLFGWLQDRFFWGWLRGRRTGLIGMMIISIGAALMLRYLFLYFFGGQTRQYADYVAQPGIDLGLIAVAPKNLIMDAVAIVVLIVVSLALVKTRLGKATRAVSTNPSLAAASGINVDAIIRLVWMIGGALAALSGAMLGIFQGVNYQMGFQILLLVFAAVTLGGLGTAFGALLGSLVIGLATQLSTLIIPSELKNVGALAVLIVIILVRPQGILGRRERIG, from the coding sequence TTGCGTAGAGCCGTGATCATCTTCACGGCCGTTCTCGGTTTCCTGTTCACTTCCCTGGGTCTGGGCGCCACGAGTGCCCTCGCCGAGGGCGAGACGTTACAGGGCACTTTGGTCAATGCCGGCCAGCCAGTGGCGGGCGTCGTGATCAAGGTTGCGGACGAGGGCGGCTCTTCGGTCGGTGAGGCGACTTCCAAGGCTGACGGGAAGTGGTCGGTTCCGGTCCCTGGGGCGGGCACCTACAAGGTGGACCTCGACACCGCGACGCTCCCGCAGGGTGTCACCGTCACCACCGGCCGTTCCAGTCTCACATTGAGTGTCTTCGAGGGCGCCGCACGTAACGTGCTGTTCCCGCTCGGATCGGCGGCCGCACCCGGTGCCGAGGAGCAGGAGGAGGCCCCCGGGTCGTCGAACCTGTCCCGGGTTCTCGACCTCGTCTACACCGGTATCCATTTCGGCCTGATCATCGCGCTGGCCGCTCTCGGCCTCTCGCTGATCTTCGGCACCATGGGCCTGACCAACTTCGCCCACGGTGAGCTGGTCACCTTCGGCGCGCTCATGGCGTTCCTGTTCAACGTCTCGGCGAACCTCCCGCTGTGGTTGTCCGTCGTGGCGGCCGTGGTGCTGGGTGGCCTGTTCGGATGGCTGCAGGACCGCTTCTTCTGGGGCTGGCTGCGCGGCCGGCGGACCGGCCTGATCGGGATGATGATCATCTCGATCGGTGCGGCGCTGATGCTGCGCTACCTGTTCCTGTACTTCTTCGGCGGCCAGACCCGGCAGTACGCCGATTACGTCGCGCAGCCCGGTATCGACCTGGGTCTGATCGCCGTCGCGCCGAAGAACCTGATCATGGACGCGGTCGCGATCGTGGTGCTGATCGTCGTCTCGCTGGCGCTGGTCAAGACCCGCCTCGGCAAGGCGACCCGGGCCGTCTCGACGAACCCGTCGCTGGCCGCGGCGTCCGGCATCAACGTCGACGCCATCATCCGGCTGGTCTGGATGATCGGTGGTGCCCTCGCCGCGCTGAGCGGTGCGATGCTCGGCATCTTCCAGGGCGTGAACTACCAGATGGGGTTCCAGATCCTGCTGCTCGTCTTCGCCGCCGTCACCCTCGGCGGTCTCGGTACGGCGTTCGGCGCGCTGCTGGGTAGCCTGGTGATCGGCCTGGCCACGCAGCTGTCGACGCTGATCATCCCGTCCGAGCTGAAGAACGTCGGCGCGCTGGCCGTGCTCATCGTCATCATTCTGGTTCGGCCGCAGGGCATCCTGGGCCGTCGCGAGCGGATCGGCTGA
- a CDS encoding ABC transporter ATP-binding protein, protein MADDVTVPPAAASEASVAPGVLRAREALKDVPHEPGAAKPDPILVADSVVRRFGGLTAVSVDHIEIQRGAITALIGPNGAGKTTFFNLLTGFDRPDEGEWKFNGSPLAGVPAHKVAKKGMVRTFQLTKALSRLSVIDNMRLGGTGQKGESFWRSLVPGLWKKQEQEITERADDLLKRFKLDAKRADFAGSLSGGQRKLLEMARALMVQPDMVMLDEPMAGVNPALTQSLLGHVKSLREDGMTVLFVEHDMDMVRDISDWVIVMGQGKVIAEGTPDTVMADPRVIDAYLGSHHDGTEHDSAEVAAEVPGASSVDEPAAASSPAASASPAAAPATEKAVSDKPASDKPEGGKADE, encoded by the coding sequence ATGGCCGATGACGTCACCGTTCCGCCCGCCGCCGCGTCCGAGGCTTCGGTCGCACCCGGTGTGCTCCGGGCGCGCGAAGCGCTCAAGGACGTCCCGCACGAGCCCGGGGCGGCCAAGCCCGACCCGATCCTGGTCGCCGACTCGGTCGTCCGCCGCTTCGGTGGCCTGACCGCGGTCTCCGTCGACCACATCGAGATCCAGCGTGGTGCGATCACCGCGCTGATCGGCCCGAACGGCGCCGGCAAGACCACGTTCTTCAACCTGCTCACCGGCTTCGACCGTCCGGACGAGGGCGAGTGGAAGTTCAACGGGAGCCCGCTCGCCGGCGTGCCCGCGCACAAGGTCGCGAAGAAGGGCATGGTCCGCACCTTCCAGCTGACCAAGGCGCTGTCCCGGTTGTCGGTCATCGACAACATGCGCCTCGGCGGCACCGGGCAGAAGGGCGAGTCCTTCTGGCGCTCGCTCGTCCCCGGCCTGTGGAAGAAGCAGGAGCAGGAGATCACCGAGCGGGCCGACGACCTGCTCAAGCGGTTCAAGCTCGACGCCAAGCGGGCCGACTTCGCGGGCAGCCTCTCCGGCGGCCAGCGCAAGCTGCTCGAGATGGCGCGGGCCCTGATGGTGCAGCCCGACATGGTCATGCTGGACGAGCCGATGGCCGGTGTTAACCCGGCGCTGACGCAGTCCCTGCTGGGCCACGTGAAGAGCCTGCGCGAGGACGGCATGACCGTGCTCTTCGTCGAGCACGACATGGACATGGTCCGCGACATCAGCGACTGGGTGATCGTGATGGGCCAGGGCAAGGTGATCGCCGAGGGCACGCCGGACACGGTGATGGCCGACCCGCGGGTCATCGACGCCTACCTCGGCTCGCACCACGACGGCACCGAGCACGACTCGGCCGAGGTGGCGGCTGAGGTGCCCGGAGCGTCTTCCGTGGACGAGCCGGCCGCGGCTTCGTCACCGGCGGCGTCGGCTTCGCCCGCGGCCGCGCCGGCGACGGAGAAGGCTGTTTCGGACAAGCCGGCTTCGGACAAGCCTGAAGGAGGTAAGGCCGATGAGTGA
- a CDS encoding HdeD family acid-resistance protein, with amino-acid sequence MWGFLMFAGAAWLAVGWAVMRLEPIDIAAVAGPMILFGAVCEMLRALAGTRTWWLNAALTVIFGATGAVLMTTPDSTYATPASLVGWYLMVRGAVDVAVGIMTRGSDRVWSLIVTIGVLETGLGYFSAGPFARTADLIIVTLGALAVLRGVADLVTSLRLREVAHTMRKNVLELPPERSAGLTGYTAGRTDYESTPSRARHRAEDASDIPAVTPRGGTGEIPGATYHDHVLRTTADLDAMLLQAGITGPRAGARHAEPADLPAVPDTAEGVTATEIAPAGKVGDDGKTAG; translated from the coding sequence ATGTGGGGCTTCCTGATGTTCGCGGGCGCGGCGTGGCTGGCGGTCGGCTGGGCGGTGATGCGCCTGGAACCGATCGACATCGCCGCGGTGGCCGGTCCGATGATCCTGTTCGGTGCGGTCTGCGAGATGCTGCGCGCGCTGGCCGGCACTCGTACCTGGTGGTTGAACGCGGCCCTCACCGTGATCTTCGGCGCGACCGGCGCCGTGCTGATGACCACGCCCGACTCCACGTACGCGACCCCGGCCTCACTGGTCGGCTGGTACCTCATGGTCCGCGGCGCGGTGGACGTCGCCGTCGGGATCATGACCCGCGGCTCGGACCGGGTGTGGAGCCTGATCGTCACGATCGGCGTGCTGGAGACCGGCCTCGGCTACTTCTCCGCCGGACCGTTCGCCCGGACCGCCGATCTGATCATCGTGACGCTCGGCGCCCTGGCCGTCCTGCGCGGCGTGGCCGACCTGGTCACCTCGCTGCGGCTGCGGGAGGTCGCGCACACGATGCGCAAGAACGTCCTGGAGCTGCCGCCGGAACGCTCGGCCGGCCTCACCGGGTACACCGCGGGCCGCACCGACTACGAGTCGACGCCGTCGCGGGCCCGGCATCGGGCCGAGGACGCATCGGACATCCCGGCGGTGACGCCCCGGGGCGGGACCGGCGAGATCCCCGGCGCCACGTACCACGACCATGTGCTGCGCACCACGGCCGACCTCGACGCGATGCTGCTGCAGGCGGGCATCACCGGTCCGCGGGCCGGTGCCCGGCACGCCGAGCCGGCCGATCTGCCGGCGGTCCCGGACACCGCGGAGGGTGTCACCGCCACCGAGATCGCGCCCGCCGGGAAGGTCGGCGACGACGGCAAGACAGCAGGCTGA
- a CDS encoding ANTAR domain-containing response regulator, with protein MADTQAGAERKRVLIAEDEALIRLDLAEMLVEEGYDVVGEAGDGETAVRLAEDLKPDLVILDIKMPIMDGLAAAERIAAGRIAPVVMLTAFSQRELVERAREAGAMAYLVKPFQKSDLVPAIEIALSRYAEIAALESEVAGLTDRLETRKSVERAKGELMTKYAMTEPQAFKWIQRTAMDHRMTMREVADRILKESEDEAPAAG; from the coding sequence GTGGCCGACACGCAGGCTGGTGCCGAGCGCAAGCGGGTGCTCATCGCCGAGGACGAGGCCCTGATCCGGCTCGACCTCGCCGAGATGCTGGTCGAGGAGGGCTACGACGTGGTCGGCGAGGCCGGCGACGGCGAGACCGCGGTGCGCCTGGCCGAGGACCTCAAGCCGGACCTGGTCATCCTGGACATCAAGATGCCGATCATGGACGGCCTGGCCGCCGCCGAGCGGATCGCCGCCGGCCGGATCGCCCCGGTGGTCATGCTGACCGCTTTCAGTCAGCGGGAGCTGGTCGAGCGGGCCCGTGAGGCCGGCGCCATGGCGTACCTGGTGAAGCCGTTCCAGAAATCCGACCTGGTGCCCGCGATCGAGATCGCCCTCTCGCGGTACGCGGAGATCGCCGCCCTCGAGTCGGAGGTGGCCGGTCTGACCGATCGCCTGGAGACCCGCAAGTCGGTGGAGCGCGCCAAGGGCGAGCTCATGACGAAGTACGCGATGACCGAGCCGCAGGCTTTCAAGTGGATCCAGCGGACCGCGATGGATCACCGGATGACGATGCGCGAGGTCGCCGACCGGATCCTCAAGGAGTCCGAGGACGAGGCTCCGGCGGCTGGCTAG